The sequence TCCGGCGATTGCGGAAGCCGGCATAGATTGCGAGTACCACCAGCGCCAGCACCGCGATGAGTGCGACATAGTTCTTGATGAGGCTCGTTGCAGGATCGGAGAGCGACAGGAAATCCGGAACGAAGCCCGTCGAAAGTAGCTGGAACTCCTTCGGGAAGGGTCCGATCGGCCGTCCGCCGAGGACCACGTAGGTCAGGCCGCGGAAAACCAGCATGCCCGCAAGGGTGACGATAAAGGAGGGAATCTTCTGATAGGCGACCCAGTAGCCCTGTGCCGCCCCCATGATGCCGCCGAGGATCAGACAGGCGGGCACCACGATCGCGAAATGAACCTGCCATTTGACCAGCATGATCGCTGAGATCGCGCCGATGAAGGCCACGATCGAGCCAACTGACAGATCGATATGGCCGGCGACGATGATCAGCAGCATGCCCAGCGCCATGATGACGATGAACGAATTCTGCAGCACCAGATTGGTGATGTTCACCGGACGGAAGAGGACGCCATTGGTCACGAACTGGAAGAACAGCATGATGACCACGAGGGCGACCAGCAGTCCATATTCGCGGATGTTGTTTCTGAGGTAGTCCCCGATAGACGGTTTGGTGGTGTGGGTGCTCGTATCGGCGACCATTAGTGTTTCTCCCCTGAACGCATGATGGCGCGCATGATGGATTCCTGGCTTGCTTCCGCCTTCGAAAGCTCGGCCACGATGCGTCCCTCGTTCATGACATAGATGCGATCGCAGGTTCCGAGCAGTTCGGGCATCTCCGACGAGATCATCAGGATGCCTTTGCCCTCGGCCGCGAGCTGGTTGATGATGGTGTAGATCTCATACTTCGCGCCGACATCGATACCGCGCGTCGGCTCATCCAGTATGAGGACTTCCGGGGTGGTGAACAGCCACTTCGACAGTACGACCTTCTGCTGGTTGCCACCCGACAGATTGACCGTCTCCTGATAGATCGAATGTGAGCGGATCCTGAGCTTCGAACGGTATTCGGAGGCGACCTTGGTCTCCTTGCGATCGTCGATGATGCCGTTCGATGCCACGGCGCTGAGATTGGCGAGCGTGGTGTTCTGCTTGATGTTGTTGATCAGCACGAGCCCCAATTGCTTGCGGTCTTCGGTGACGTAGGCAAGCCCCGCCTTGATCGCGCGGGGGATTGTGCTCACATCCACCGGCTTGCCGCGCATGGTCACCTCGCCGGTGATCTTGTGCCCCCACGACTTGCCGAAGATGCTCATCGCGGTTTCGGTGCGGCCGGCGCCCATCAGTCCGGCGATCCCGACGACTTCACCGGCACGTACGTTGAAGCTGACGTTGTGCAGGAACTGCCGATCGCGATGATACTGGTGGAAGACGTTCCAGTTTTTCACTTCGAGCAGCGTCTC is a genomic window of Sinorhizobium numidicum containing:
- the mmsB gene encoding multiple monosaccharide ABC transporter permease, producing MVADTSTHTTKPSIGDYLRNNIREYGLLVALVVIMLFFQFVTNGVLFRPVNITNLVLQNSFIVIMALGMLLIIVAGHIDLSVGSIVAFIGAISAIMLVKWQVHFAIVVPACLILGGIMGAAQGYWVAYQKIPSFIVTLAGMLVFRGLTYVVLGGRPIGPFPKEFQLLSTGFVPDFLSLSDPATSLIKNYVALIAVLALVVLAIYAGFRNRRINEQHGTDNEPFIFFAIQMAVIAVVAMFLGFQLSTYRGLPNVLIVMGVLIALYTFITTRSTIGRRIYAMGGNEKAAKLSGINTERLTFYAFVNMGVLAALAGMIITARLNSATPKAGVGFELDVIAACFIGGASASGGVGKITGAVIGAFIMGVMNNGMSIMGIGIDYQQLIKGLVLLAAVFFDVYNKNKGKG